The Coffea arabica cultivar ET-39 chromosome 8e, Coffea Arabica ET-39 HiFi, whole genome shotgun sequence genome window below encodes:
- the LOC113704346 gene encoding deSI-like protein At4g17486, whose product MRLFPLSSSSSSSKDRNSNGERNRVSLYLNVYDLTNINDYLYWFGLGIFHSGIEVHGLEYGYGAHEYPTSGVFEVEPKNCPGFVFRRSVLLGSTDMTRSEIQSFMEHLSSKYHGDNYHLIAKNCNHFTDDVSVCLTGKRIPGWVNRLAHLGSFFNCLLPENIQIQAVRLPDHQAYSDDGTDSVGSSVSADVEEEELDHHLLTVTNSDVAFLKEKPVRLTKEAL is encoded by the exons ATGCGGTTGTTTCcattgagctcgagttcgagttcatcAAAGGATCGGAATAGTAATGGAGAGAGAAATCGGGTCTCTTTGTATTTAAATGTATATGACCTCACAAATATAAACGACTATCTCTACTGGTTCGGGCTTGGGATTTTTCATTCCGGCATTGAAG TACATGGTTTAGAGTATGGGTATGGAGCACATGAGTATCCAACAAGTGGGGTGTTTGAAGTTGAACCCAAAAATTGCCCTGGTTTTGTTTTTAGGCGGTCAGTCCTTTTGGGTAGCACCGACATGACTCGTTCAGAAATTCAGTCATTCATGGAGCATCTTTCTAGCAAATATCATGGAGACAACTATCATCTGATTGCCAAGAATTGCAATCATTTCACCGATGATGTTAGCGTGTGTCTCACAGGAAAGCGAATTCCTGGATGGGTGAACCGACTAGCACATTTAG GTTCTTTCTTCAATTGTCTGCTACCAGAGAACATTCAGATTCAAGCAGTAAGACTCCCTGATCATCAAGCATATTCAG ATGATGGGACAGATTCTGTAGGATCATCAGTTTCAGCAGATGTTGAAGAAGAGGAGCTAGATCATCATCTACTGACGGTTACAAACAGTGATGTAGCATTTTTGAAGGAAAAGCCAGTGAGGCTAACAAAGGAGGCTCTTTGA
- the LOC113702974 gene encoding nudix hydrolase 8 yields MQFKPSAVKSVPMSKMVGTEMMFSTSFINPGRMAGCREVIMQSFSCRVTYPKASYSSISHNTIRSVGEEILFESFPYRVNGTNSSSMYYEDARVLDAFDDEYNGVIVHSEGLPSNPTSFASILRSSLSHWKAKGKKGVWLKLPITKSEFVPIAVKEGFQYHHAESEYVMMTYWIPEEPCLLPSNASHQVGVGSFVINENNEVLVVQEKYSPTGLAGLWKIPTGFILESEEIFTGAVREVKEETGVDSEFVEVIAFRHAHNVAFEKSDLFFICMLRSLSTQIMVDDHEIQAAKWMPLVEFVKQPLIQEDTMFKKITDICIARMGKRYCGLAVHQLASKFDGRLSSLYFNIVEDANSTCQTS; encoded by the exons ATGCAGTTTAAACCGTCTGCTGTTAAGTCGGTGCCCATGTCCAAGATGGTGGGAACAGAGATGATGTTTTCAACCTCCTTTATAAACCCAGGGCGCATGGCTGGTTGCAGGGAGGTTATTATGCAATCGTTTTCGTGCAGAG TTACATATCCCAAGGCTTCTTATTCAAGTATTTCACATAATACCATCAGATCAGTCGGAGAAGAAATTTTATTCGAGTCTTTTCCTTATCGAGTCAATGGAACAAACAGTTCGAGTATGTATTACGAGGATGCCAGGGTGCTTGATGCATTCGATGATGAATATAATGGAGTAATCGTTCATTCAGAAGGTCTACCATCTAATCCAACTTCTTTTGCCTCCATACTTCGTTCATCACTTTCTCATTGGAAAGCCAAG GGCAAGAAGGGTGTGTGGCTCAAGCTGCCAATAACAAAATCTGAATTTGTTCCTATAGCAGTAAAG GAAGGGTTTCAGTACCACCATGCAGAAAGCGAATATGTCATGATGACATATTGGATTCCTGAAGAACCTTGCTTGCTCCCATCTAATGCCTCCCATCAAGTTGGAGTTGGGAGTTTTGTGATAAACGAAAACAATGAG GTGTTAGTAGTACAGGAAAAATACAGTCCCACAGGGCTAGCTGGCCTCTGGAAAATACCCACTGGTTTCATTCTTGAG TCTGAGGAGATTTTTACGGGTGCTGTGAGAGAAGTTAAAGAGGAAACTGGA GTTGACAGTGAATTTGTGGAAGTCATAGCTTTCAG GCATGCTCACAATGTGGCTTTTGAGAAGTCAGATTTGTTTTTCATCTGCATGTTACGATCTCTTTCTACACAGATTATGGTTGACGATCATGAAATTCAAGCAGCCAAG TGGATGCCTTTGGTTGAGTTTGTAAAGCAGCCTTTGATCCAAGAAGACACTATGTTTAAGAAAATCACTGACATTTGCATTGCGAGGATGGGAAAGCGTTATTGTGGATTAGCAGTCCATCAACTGGCCTCTAAATTTGATGGCAGGCTTTCCTCTTTGTACTTCAACATTGTTGAAGACGCAAATTCTACCTGTCAAACCAGTTAA
- the LOC113704345 gene encoding protein VACUOLELESS GAMETOPHYTES — MEFVAHLKHHYRMEMYKDSSIGPWNSCSRHFCHRKPFEVEAVSFYQKEDERDAIYGCKESGFFLHEICAQFQLPQEWNHSCHSEDPLSLYEVESGAPQKFQCHLCESNGSNFVYHCAICKFSIDLLCINLKPTKKLEVHAPENNHRHPLFIFEAPFVVDFRCSFCHSHIYGTVCLDSLQKHIA; from the coding sequence ATGGAATTTGTAGCCCATCTCAAGCATCATTATCGAATGGAGATGTATAAAGATTCAAGTATAGGACCATGGAATTCTTGCTCGCGTCATTTCTGCCACAGAAAGCCTTTCGAAGTAGAGGCAGTCTCATTTTACcaaaaagaagatgaaagagATGCTATATACGGTTGTAAAGAGAGTGGgtttttccttcatgaaatttGTGCTCAATTTCAATTGCCTCAAGAGTGGAACCATTCCTGTCACTCTGAGGATCCTCTTTCGCTTTACGAAGTGGAATCCGGTGCTCCTCAGAAGTTCCAGTGCCATTTATGTGAATCCAATGGTTCAAATTTTGTGTACCATTGTGCAATCTGTAAGTTCAGCATAGACCTTCTTTGCATTAACTTGAAGCCTACCAAGAAATTGGAAGTTCATGCCCCTGAAAACAACCACCGGCATCCCCTATTCATATTTGAAGCACCATTTGTGGTCGATTTTCGCTGCTCTTTTTGCCATAGTCACATCTATGGGACTGTCTGTCTTGattcattgcagaaacataTCGCATGA